The Pseudomonadota bacterium genome segment TCCCGCATCCAGATCAGGGCCGTGTCGTGCCCACAGACCGATACGCGGGCAGGTCGATAGCGCGTGAGCACGAGATGCACCGACTCGATGGCGCGGATCCACAGCCAGACCGTGTCGTGCAGCAAGAGGTCGATCGCCCACCACAGCGGCATTCCCAGGCCGCACTCGAGCGCGCTGAGCGTTCTCCCGTCTGCGCCAACGAGCCGCGACGCCGCCTCGTGCCACCGAATGGCGGAAGCATAGGCATCATCTTTCAACGCGGGGGGAACGACGTCGCTGATGCACACCACGGGAACCCCGTCGATTACGGTGGGCCAGTCTCCGCGGTGATTGAAGCGGATGAACAGCGACGGACGCTCCCGCCACTGCGCCACCTGGATTTCAAGCGGAGAGGTTCCGAAGCACAGACCGATGTGCGCGTGTGCCGTCTCGGCCATATCCCGTCAAGACACCTCTCCGAAGACATCGGCAAAGGCAGGCTTCGACCGCTCGAACCAGGCGTCGCGCTGCTCTGGCGAGAGCGCCAGAACCGCTTCGAGCGTCTCGACCACATCGCCGCGCGAAGGATGGCAGATCTCGCGGAACCGCCGCGTGTATGCCGCCGAGAAGTAGGCGCGGGAGGCTGGCGTGTCCATCAAGATCGGCACCACGCCGAAGTACCAGGCCTCTCCGATGAACGAGCTCACCGTCGAGATCTGGACATCGCAGGCGCGCAGAAGCTCGACGTTGTGGAACGGCTCGTTGAAGGCGCTGTGGAACAGCGTGTAGTTCTTCTTGAAGTACGGTGTGGCGAGATCGAGAATCGAGCGGGGATCCTGACCGGGCCAGGGCTTGAACAGCACGAAGCAGGCATCGCGGTTGGCCAGATCGGCCAGCGCCTCGAGGAACCGCACGTACTCGAGCGGATCGACCAGCGGAAAGCCGAGAATGCTCTGCACCACCGAGACCATGACCACGGGGAGATCGAGGGGCAGGACCAGGCGCTGGCGCAGCGCGCCCCGATCGAGGTCGCGGAACGCCGCGTAGGGCCGTAGCTTGAACATGCAGCTCGACTCGGTCTCACACGTATATCCGAGGCTGCGGATCTGCCTCTCGTGAAAGCGCCCCCAGGTGAGGATGCGATGCGGCTGTCTCACCGCTCCCGCCAGCTCATTCAGGTTGTACGAGAAGGTATAGGGCCCTAGCACGCGCTGAACGCCCACAACGGTGTGCTGCGGGTAGTGCTCGAGCAGGTACTGAGAGAGCGCGAACAGCGTGGAGTCGAAGTTGTCGAGATGGATCTCGACCGGCTCACGGAACTGCGAGACGATCGCGTCAGCGCACGTCACCAGATCGAGGTCATGACCGGTGAGCAGCTCGAACAGCGCTCGATTCTTCTCGAGCGCCGTCGCAAAGCCCGACTCGAGCCCGCCGGACCCGTAGCCGCCCTCCCAGATCAGGCCTTCGATGAGCGGCCCGACGTGCGGCCGCGGGCCCGGGTCGCGGAAGCAGTCGAGCAGCAGCACCCGCGGGTGCTCGAGACGCGTGTTGTCAACGATGTCAAGCGACCCGTAGAGCACGACGAGGGTGTCGCGCGGGATCTCCATCGACTGGAAGTCGACGAGGCCCTCGAGATACTTGTGATACAGATAGGGCTTCCCCTCGATATGCGAGCGCTTCATCTCCCCCGCGTCAACGAAGACGACACGACTGATGCGGGCCGTGGGGACGCGGCGGCCCTTGCGCTTCTTCAAGGCGCGCAGCTGCAGGCGGCGCACGACCTTCTTGACGGGTGCGAACACCCCCGCCAGCGCGCTCAGCAAGCCGAGGCCCAATGACAGCCTCGGCAGCTCAGAGGGAAGGCGCAGCCAGCGCCGCCGTGCCGATGCGCGAACCAGCCCGCTGACGTCGAGGCTGACACGCGGCCGGGTGCGCGTGCGGCGCTTGCGCTTGAGCGCCTGCACGAAACACCCCTCGATGAATGTCAGCTGCAAGCGCCGGAACGTGGTGAGCAGGTTGTGCGCATGCCGCCCCGCGGGAAGGCGCAGGTCGTACTTCTCGAGCATGCGGCCGTGGATGCGATTGACTGCGTCTGAGACGCGTCGGCGAAGGCCCGCACGGCGGACGTGCGTCTTGGCCGTCTTCTCGATCTGGCTCAGCACCTTTCAAACCCTTCTCGCTTCTCCCCCGTGGGGGCCTGTACGAGGCTCGCTCCGGCAGGCGGCCACAGGATTCGGCCGCAACCCGGGAAAACCTCTCGAACCGCCTCGGCACGTCGCTCGAACACGCCGCTCGTGACACGTCGCAGCCCTGGCCTGAGCGGGTTCAGGCGTCTGACCGCTGCTCGGTGAGACGCAGATCGTTGAGATAGTGCGCGACCGCCGTGTGCGGGTCGCCGTAGTAGGCCTGACGCCCCTTCATCAGGTAGAGGGCCTTGGTGCAGTGGTGACGCACGAAATCGACCCCGTGGGTGACGATGATGACGGCGCGCGCGCGCTTGATGAGATCGTCCATGCGGCGCGCCGCCTTGTCGCGGAAGCGCGCGTCTCCCGCCCCGAGAGGTTCATCGAGCATGAGGATGTCCGGCGTGATGCTGGTCGCGAGGGCGAAGATGAGACGCGCCTTCATTCCGTCTGAGTAGTACTTGAAGGGTCGATCGATGTACTCGTGAAGCTCGGAGAAGTCGATGATCTCCTGCACCGACGCCTCGATCTGACGAGGATCGAGCTGAAGATACGAACCGGCCATGTAGATGTTCTCACGACCCGTGGCCTCATCGCGGAACCCGACGCCGGCCCGCAGCAGCACGTGCTTGCCGTAGACCGCGATCTCGCCTGTCTTGATGGGAATGAGTCCGGCGATGCAGCGGAGCAGCGTTGACTTCCCCGCGCCGTTCTCGCCGATGATGCCGAGGATGTCGCCCTGATGGACATCGAACGCGATATGGCGCAGCACGTCGAAGGTCTCGACACGCACCCGCCGCAGGATGCGCCCGAGGGCGAGCACTCTGTGAGGCGCCGTCGAGAACTGCACCGAGAGATCGGCCACCCGAACGACGGGCGTCGGAACCTTGTCGCGATTCTGGTCGAGCCAGCGCTGCGAGAGCGCAGGGTCGCACCTTCGCAGCAACCCCTCGAGCACCTGGGAATTGAAGGGGCGCGCCCCGAGGGCCTTGTCGAGAAGCGGCCCGAAGCGGTCTTCGAGACCCGGGATGTCCGGGCTCTCCACCGACGCCAGGATCTCGTGCAATGCCTCTGTGTCCAACGCCTCGACACAGGCGCGCGCGTGGTGCAGAAAGAGATCGATGCGCGCATCAGCAGGCGAGAGAGACACCCCGGGAACCTTCCAGACCTCGAGGGCATAGACCTGGGCCGAGAGGTCAGCCTCGTTGCGCCCCACAAGCTCGAGGGCCAGACGTGGCAGGTGAGGACGCCGCTCGGAGAGCGTCTGACGCACCTCGAGCCGGCCATTCACGTGGAGC includes the following:
- a CDS encoding ABC transporter ATP-binding protein; amino-acid sequence: MTTHIGEGTEPVDTTTGTPHASAVPDSVSAAVDLSAHGRFHEAAAMLERLGIAVDTYASLYRAIGDYAESDKEAQVRLRAAFDRLADAYGAERVYSTVRPGDAEADLRRELIAGGTGRSLVFSNYLYLETLGEQRSRLALEQSLPEGTLVVHMLINFTSNVGDSMYLLLRASDGEGAHEEAVRFSNASVTLCELGRTRLYTSKTTTLCTFVFAPQTTELHVNGRLEVRQTLSERRPHLPRLALELVGRNEADLSAQVYALEVWKVPGVSLSPADARIDLFLHHARACVEALDTEALHEILASVESPDIPGLEDRFGPLLDKALGARPFNSQVLEGLLRRCDPALSQRWLDQNRDKVPTPVVRVADLSVQFSTAPHRVLALGRILRRVRVETFDVLRHIAFDVHQGDILGIIGENGAGKSTLLRCIAGLIPIKTGEIAVYGKHVLLRAGVGFRDEATGRENIYMAGSYLQLDPRQIEASVQEIIDFSELHEYIDRPFKYYSDGMKARLIFALATSITPDILMLDEPLGAGDARFRDKAARRMDDLIKRARAVIIVTHGVDFVRHHCTKALYLMKGRQAYYGDPHTAVAHYLNDLRLTEQRSDA